A single genomic interval of Helianthus annuus cultivar XRQ/B chromosome 13, HanXRQr2.0-SUNRISE, whole genome shotgun sequence harbors:
- the LOC110897587 gene encoding zinc finger CCCH domain-containing protein 30, with protein sequence MSQLSVETEDTSATLLELAANDDIEGFKKAAESDPSGIDEVGLWYGRQKGSKQMVLEHRTPLMVAAMYGSIDVLKLILSQSKADVNRLCGVDTTTALHCAASGGSVNAVEVVKLLLLAGADPNLIDVNGLRPVDVIVVSPKFPGMKKTLEELLGVGEGEITVLPLSETEPEPGPELDMSKREYPIDPSLPDIKNSIYSTDEFRMYSFKVRPCSRAYSHDWTECPFVHPGENARRRDPRKFHYSCVPCPDFRKGTCRGGDMCEYAHGVFECWLHPAQYRTRLCKDGPSCNRRVCFFAHTRDELRPLFVSTGSVVGSPRSSGGPSALDFAAAMSLMPGLGPGPGPSFTPPLSPNANGNWAPPNVPSLHLPGSNLQSSRLRSSLNARDMEQDLNIQLLNELNRQQRTVLTPTKLDDIFAAESSSPRFNDQSVFSPRHSSSVFNQFQQQEGMLSPINTNFSPKNTPFSVQSVQSPGRMSPRSVDRVDPISPMSSRVSILARENQHQFRSLSSRELGSRSSGVTVSGSGVDPWLQWGSGNEKPDWAVENANADEFGKLRRSSSFENVGSNAEEPDLSWVQSLVKETPPEKGVADGGGPSNGGGDGVNSSTQMDQSALSAWIEQMQLEHVVTQQN encoded by the coding sequence ATGAGCCAGTTGAGTGTTGAAACCGAAGATACTTCTGCTACATTACTTGAACTTGCCGCAAATGATGACATTGAAGGGTTCAAAAAGGCAGCTGAATCTGACCCTTCTGGTATTGATGAAGTTGGACTGTGGTATGGCCGTCAAAAAGGGTCGAAACAGATGGTTCTTGAACACCGAACCCCGTTAATGGTGGCAGCAATGTATGGAAGCATTGATGTTTTGAAACTGATCCTTTCTCAATCGAAAGCCGATGTGAATCGGTTGTGTGGcgttgatacaaccactgctctGCATTGTGCTGCTTCCGGTGGATCGGTAAATGCGGTTGAAGTCGTTAAACTGTTGTTGCTCGCGGGTGCTGACCCGAATTTGATCGATGTTAACGGACTTCGACCCGTGGATGTGATTGTTGTTTCACCGAAGTTTCCGGGTATGAAAAAGACTCTCGAAGAGCTTCTTGGCGTTGGCGAAGGTGAAATTACTGTTTTGCCCTTGTCGGAAACGGAACCGGAACCCGGCCCGGAATTGGATATGTCGAAACGGGAATACCCGATTGACCCTTCGTTACCCGATATCAAGAATAGTATCTACTCAACCGATGAGTTTAGAATGTACTCGTTTAAGGTCCGGCCTTGTTCACGGGCCTACTCTCATGACTGGACCGAATGCCCGTTTGTTCATCCGGGTGAAAACGCTCGTAGGCGGGACCCACGAAAGTTTCATTACAGTTGTGTTCCGTGTCCAGATTTCCGGAAAGGTACTTGCAGAGGAGGTGATATGTGCGAATACGCTCATGGGGTTTTCGAGTGTTGGCTACACCCAGCCCAATACCGGACCCGTCTTTGTAAAGACGGGCCCAGTTGTAACCGACGGGTATGTTTCTTTGCTCATACACGAGATGAGCTTCGCCCATTGTTTGTGTCAACGGGCTCTGTGGTTGGGTCGCCTCGGTCATCAGGTGGACCGAGTGCCTTGGATTTTGCTGCAGCCATGAGTTTGATGCCCGGGCTGGGCCCGGGCCCAGGCCCGTCTTTTACACCACCGTTGTCTCCAAATGCGAATGGCAACTGGGCTCCACCGAATGTCCCGTCATTGCATTTACCGGGAAGTAACCTTCAATCGAGCCGGTTAAGATCGTCTCTTAACGCTCGAGATATGGAACAAGATTTAAACATTCAGCTTTTGAATGAGTTAAACAGACAACAAAGGACGGTTTTGACCCCGACGAAACTTGACGATATCTTTGCAGCTGAAAGCTCGTCTCCTCGGTTTAACGATCAATCGGTTTTCTCACCGCGACATAGTTCATCGGTTTTTAACCAGTTTCAGCAACAAGAGGGTATGTTATCACCAATTAACACAAACTTCTCACCAAAAAATACGCCCTTTTCGGTCCAGTCGGTTCAGTCTCCCGGGAGGATGTCCCCGAGAAGCGTTGACCGGGTTGACCCGATTTCGCCCATGAGTTCTCGTGTGTCAATACTGGCACGCGAGAATCAACATCAGTTTAGGAGTTTGAGTTCGAGGGAACTCGGCTCGCGATCCAGTGGTGTAACAGTTTCGGGTTCGGGGGTTGATCCGTGGTTACAATGGGGCTCGGGTAATGAGAAACCCGATTGGGCGGTTGAGAATGCTAACGCGGACGAATTCGGTAAGCTTCGAAGATCATCATCGTTCGAAAATGTTGGGAGTAACGCGGAAGAGCCCGATCTGTCATGGGTTCAATCGCTCGTTAAAGAAACACCCCCCGAAAAGGGGGTGGCGGATGGCGGCGGGCCCAgcaatggtggtggtgatggtgtgaATTCAAGTACACAAATGGATCAATCTGCATTGAGTGCATGGATTGAGCAAATGCAGCTTGAGCATGTTGTGACTCAACAAAACTGA